The following proteins are co-located in the Dyadobacter chenwenxiniae genome:
- a CDS encoding cobyric acid synthase: MTGNNRKPLRPIMFVGTGSDVGKSVITAGFCRIFKQDGYQPAPFKAQNMSLNSYVTADGLELGRAQAMQAEAAGIPCLSDMNPVLLKPTSDQSSQVVLNGKPVGNQSAYEYFMANDRRELFEAVKEAFNRLSTSYHPIVMEGAGSISELNLKHRDITNLRMAAHAGAATYLIGDIDRGGVFGSVYGTIALLTDEEKACMKGIIINKFRGDGRLFEDGKRMLEELTGLPVVGILPYFRDIYIEQEDSVSLESKYKTSVAGKVNVVVILLRRLSNFTDFDRLESDQRVNLFYTNDPAEIANADIVIIPGSKNTIDDMLFIKNNGVAKAILQAHKSGKTVIGICGGYQMLGETILDPHHVEGTTESVPGLGILPVSTTLQAEKTTLQCRFRFRESENLAFGYEIHMGETVITGHEKAVATLSDGRNDGCFLNEKTWGTYLHGILDNDEVIAHLLQPYTTDHSENQISFRAFKEKQFDKLADVIRANVDMELIYKSLKI, encoded by the coding sequence ATGACAGGCAACAATAGGAAGCCGCTCAGGCCGATCATGTTTGTCGGCACGGGCTCGGATGTGGGGAAAAGCGTGATTACGGCTGGGTTTTGCAGGATTTTCAAGCAGGATGGCTATCAGCCCGCGCCATTCAAAGCGCAGAATATGTCGCTAAACAGCTATGTAACAGCGGACGGACTCGAACTTGGACGCGCGCAGGCTATGCAGGCCGAGGCGGCCGGAATTCCGTGTTTGTCGGATATGAACCCGGTGCTGCTGAAGCCCACGAGCGACCAATCGTCACAGGTGGTTCTGAATGGTAAACCGGTTGGTAATCAGTCGGCTTACGAGTATTTCATGGCCAATGACCGCCGCGAACTGTTCGAAGCTGTAAAGGAGGCTTTCAATCGGCTTTCGACAAGCTATCACCCGATTGTGATGGAGGGCGCAGGCAGCATTTCGGAGCTAAACCTGAAACACCGCGACATTACCAACCTGCGCATGGCCGCCCACGCCGGAGCCGCCACTTACCTGATCGGCGATATCGACCGCGGAGGCGTTTTTGGCAGCGTTTACGGCACCATAGCATTGCTTACAGACGAAGAAAAAGCCTGCATGAAAGGCATTATCATCAACAAATTCAGGGGTGATGGCCGCTTGTTCGAAGATGGAAAACGTATGCTGGAAGAACTTACGGGCCTGCCGGTGGTGGGCATTTTGCCATATTTCCGGGATATTTACATAGAGCAGGAAGATTCCGTTTCGCTGGAATCCAAATATAAAACTTCGGTGGCCGGCAAAGTGAATGTGGTCGTTATTCTGCTGCGGCGCTTGTCCAACTTTACGGATTTTGACCGGCTAGAAAGCGATCAGCGGGTTAACCTCTTTTATACGAATGATCCCGCCGAAATAGCAAACGCCGATATCGTCATTATCCCAGGCAGCAAAAACACCATTGATGATATGCTTTTTATCAAAAATAATGGTGTCGCAAAAGCAATTTTGCAAGCGCATAAGTCAGGCAAAACGGTTATCGGGATCTGCGGCGGTTATCAAATGCTGGGCGAAACGATCCTGGATCCGCACCATGTGGAAGGCACCACTGAAAGTGTGCCCGGCTTGGGTATTTTACCGGTTTCAACCACGCTGCAAGCAGAGAAAACGACACTGCAATGCCGGTTCCGGTTTCGGGAAAGTGAAAACCTGGCATTTGGTTACGAGATCCATATGGGTGAAACGGTGATTACGGGCCATGAAAAAGCCGTCGCAACATTGTCTGACGGACGGAATGATGGCTGTTTTCTCAATGAAAAAACCTGGGGCACTTACCTGCACGGGATTCTTGATAATGATGAGGTGATCGCTCATTTGTTGCAGCCCTATACAACGGATCACTCTGAAAATCAGATCAGTTTCCGGGCATTTAAGGAAAAGCAATTTGATAAGCTGGCGGACGTGATCCGGGCGAATGTGGATATGGAATTGATTTATAAATCCCTTAAAATCTAG
- a CDS encoding magnesium chelatase subunit D family protein — MSKHYPFSAIVGQPKLKKALLLCAVNPAIGGVLIKGEKGTAKSTAVRGLAAVMPYIHSEVSSGETHRLPKIPVPFVDLPLGASEDRVIGSLDIAAMVSEKKQKLLPGLLAAAHRGILYVDEVNLLPDHLVDILLDVAASGVNTIQREGLSIAHPSRFALIGTMNPEEGNLRPQFLDRFGLMVEVEAQRDIAERTEVVKRRISFEHNAEEFTAHWNGAQLALQTQIANAQSLLPEVVMPEGLLTLISQLCIERSVASLRADIVMYKTAITMAAMANRKTVIADDIRHAAELVLIHRKGKKPFEQKQNNPEADRNATPGDKQSPSHKGQSPLDNAQKEQPEPEDSQSGHDRNQDKCLEGDCPSDTAQVFLPAVSAKVPDIHSDKTIFSPEQNVARRQKTINMPKGFQISAEKFSDGSLAVSETIRHAIVRQASASDYNTLVIKNEDLHQKIKAGKTGQLILFVVDASGSMAAGKRMEAVKGSVLALLQDAYQKRDRVGVIAFRGVEAEVLLEPTRSIESAEQAMENLPTGGRTPLAHALQASLQLIKKEHVDAKTLLIVLSDGKANVPLAGGGDPWQQALQLAATIGEMQIKSLVLDTEGGYLRLGRAAELANALKGEYLSLDKLSAESITGTIHSHIYDRQQ; from the coding sequence ATGAGTAAACATTATCCATTTTCTGCGATAGTAGGGCAACCGAAACTAAAAAAAGCGCTGCTTCTTTGTGCGGTGAACCCTGCTATTGGTGGTGTGCTGATCAAGGGAGAAAAGGGCACCGCCAAAAGCACGGCGGTCCGAGGGCTTGCGGCCGTCATGCCCTATATTCATTCAGAAGTCTCTTCCGGTGAAACGCATCGGTTGCCCAAAATTCCGGTTCCGTTTGTTGACTTGCCGCTGGGTGCTTCGGAAGACCGCGTGATCGGGAGTCTGGACATTGCGGCAATGGTTTCGGAGAAAAAGCAAAAGCTGCTGCCCGGACTGCTGGCAGCTGCACATAGGGGCATTTTATATGTGGATGAAGTAAATCTGCTGCCCGATCATCTGGTGGACATTCTGCTGGATGTGGCCGCATCGGGCGTTAATACCATTCAGCGGGAAGGTCTTTCGATAGCTCACCCGTCACGTTTTGCGCTGATTGGCACTATGAACCCGGAAGAAGGCAACCTTCGTCCGCAGTTTCTGGACCGATTCGGATTAATGGTGGAAGTGGAAGCGCAGCGGGATATCGCGGAGAGGACCGAGGTTGTCAAAAGAAGGATTTCTTTTGAACACAATGCGGAAGAGTTTACAGCGCATTGGAACGGTGCGCAACTGGCTTTGCAAACGCAAATCGCAAATGCGCAAAGTCTCCTTCCCGAAGTTGTCATGCCCGAAGGTCTGCTCACACTGATCAGCCAGCTTTGTATAGAAAGGTCTGTGGCGAGCCTGCGGGCGGATATAGTAATGTATAAAACCGCAATCACCATGGCCGCAATGGCCAACCGAAAAACGGTTATCGCCGACGATATTCGGCATGCAGCGGAGCTGGTTTTGATACACCGCAAAGGGAAAAAGCCTTTTGAACAAAAACAAAATAACCCAGAAGCTGACCGGAATGCCACGCCAGGCGATAAGCAATCTCCGTCTCACAAAGGGCAATCTCCGCTGGACAATGCGCAAAAGGAGCAGCCCGAACCGGAAGATTCCCAATCTGGTCATGATAGAAACCAGGACAAATGCCTAGAAGGAGATTGTCCATCCGATACGGCACAAGTTTTCCTTCCCGCCGTTTCAGCCAAGGTTCCTGACATTCATTCAGATAAAACCATTTTTTCACCCGAGCAGAATGTCGCCCGCCGCCAGAAAACCATTAATATGCCAAAGGGTTTTCAGATAAGTGCAGAGAAATTCTCCGATGGCAGTCTGGCCGTTTCCGAAACGATCAGACACGCCATCGTGCGTCAGGCGTCCGCATCCGATTATAATACACTGGTTATTAAAAATGAAGATCTGCATCAAAAAATCAAGGCTGGAAAAACGGGGCAACTGATCCTGTTTGTGGTGGATGCTTCGGGCTCTATGGCGGCGGGGAAGCGGATGGAAGCGGTAAAGGGAAGCGTGCTTGCGCTTTTGCAAGATGCTTATCAAAAGCGTGACCGGGTAGGGGTGATCGCTTTTCGCGGCGTGGAAGCGGAGGTGCTGCTGGAACCCACACGCAGCATTGAATCTGCGGAGCAAGCAATGGAAAATTTACCGACAGGTGGAAGGACACCATTGGCCCACGCTCTTCAAGCTTCATTACAACTTATTAAAAAAGAACATGTTGATGCTAAAACGTTATTGATTGTTCTTAGTGACGGAAAGGCAAATGTGCCACTGGCGGGCGGCGGCGATCCCTGGCAACAGGCACTGCAACTGGCTGCTACGATTGGAGAAATGCAGATAAAATCATTGGTACTCGACACAGAAGGCGGTTACCTGCGGCTAGGCCGGGCCGCAGAGCTGGCTAACGCGCTGAAAGGGGAATATTTGTCCCTGGATAAGCTTTCGGCAGAATCGATTACGGGCACCATTCATTCTCATATTTATGACAGGCAACAATAG